A window of Pedococcus aerophilus contains these coding sequences:
- a CDS encoding RNA polymerase sigma factor — protein sequence MTTMTAVALRGGVAVATRDRVDVEAAVREVYDVHYGRLAGWTARLVSDPELGHDIATEAFLKLFREFAKVDDPRAWLYTVAANLVRDHWRKRGREAAAYERHEAGRDDFTPAPDLATTLTVRDAVQQLPDRLRVVVLLHYFADLPVATVARQLEKSEGTVKRDLFDARHRMAATLGGTR from the coding sequence ATGACGACGATGACCGCCGTGGCACTCAGGGGAGGGGTGGCAGTGGCGACGCGGGACCGGGTCGACGTCGAGGCTGCCGTCCGCGAGGTCTACGACGTCCACTACGGCCGCCTCGCCGGCTGGACCGCGCGGCTGGTCAGCGACCCCGAGCTCGGACACGACATCGCCACCGAGGCGTTCCTCAAGCTCTTCCGGGAGTTCGCGAAGGTCGACGACCCGCGGGCCTGGCTCTACACGGTGGCCGCCAACCTCGTCCGGGACCACTGGCGCAAGCGCGGGCGCGAGGCCGCTGCCTACGAGCGCCACGAGGCGGGCCGCGACGACTTCACGCCGGCGCCCGACCTGGCCACGACGCTGACCGTGCGCGACGCGGTGCAGCAGCTGCCGGACCGGCTGCGCGTGGTCGTCCTGCTGCACTACTTCGCCGACCTCCCGGTAGCCACCGTGGCCCGACAGCTCGAGAAGTCGGAGGGCACGGTCAAGCGCGACCTGTTCGACGCCCGCCACCGCATGGCCGCGACCCTGGGAGGGACGAGATGA
- the sepH gene encoding septation protein SepH, which translates to MRDLRLIGVHEDGQRLLLSDSGGEQFSVPLDEPLRAAVRRDRPRLGQLQIEIDGGMRPREVQAMIRAGLSAEDVADRSGWPVEKVRRYEGPILAEREYVAGLARGVRLRGRAGGGSTTPTLAARVSARLSGRGVDPAAALWDSARNEAGEWTVVVTFPAGGRQREAHWHFDVPARTVTAADDEARWLSEEDSSQGASPLPAPHLATPPARATTVYDVEAEGGVQATPRRTAPPRAEEPLDLMTAMRERASHRGRPRRRGAKASATQTPGDQAPREDALPLEDLAYDPETMPPPPAARGPHPLDPAPATDESPSPEAQELVVDEAQAEEPVLDESVRDGSVRDEAALDEPAVVTPPEPRPQAEVEVETEVESEEEVEEPTATVERLTAVAPSTEPAPAHAPAPTPASNEVQDEQDDAADDRHEDVGPAAESDEPIAAPERPRPAKKSGRRSVPSWDDVMFGARSRD; encoded by the coding sequence ATGCGAGACCTGCGGCTGATCGGTGTCCATGAGGACGGTCAGCGATTGCTGCTGTCCGATTCCGGGGGCGAGCAGTTCAGCGTCCCCCTCGACGAGCCCCTGCGAGCGGCGGTCCGACGCGACCGCCCGCGCCTCGGCCAGCTCCAGATCGAGATCGACGGTGGCATGCGCCCACGTGAGGTCCAGGCCATGATCCGTGCCGGCCTGAGCGCCGAGGACGTCGCCGACCGCTCCGGCTGGCCGGTCGAGAAGGTCCGCCGCTACGAGGGTCCGATCCTCGCCGAGCGTGAGTATGTCGCCGGGCTGGCCCGCGGGGTCCGCCTCCGTGGCCGCGCCGGTGGCGGCTCGACCACCCCCACGCTCGCGGCCCGCGTCAGCGCCCGGCTCTCCGGTCGTGGCGTGGACCCGGCTGCCGCCCTGTGGGACTCCGCCCGCAACGAGGCCGGTGAGTGGACCGTCGTCGTGACCTTCCCCGCCGGCGGCCGTCAGCGAGAGGCGCACTGGCACTTCGACGTCCCCGCCCGCACCGTGACGGCGGCCGACGACGAGGCGCGCTGGCTCAGCGAGGAGGACTCCTCGCAGGGCGCCTCACCCCTGCCTGCCCCCCACCTGGCCACGCCCCCGGCCCGCGCCACGACCGTGTACGACGTCGAGGCGGAGGGCGGCGTCCAGGCCACCCCGCGCCGCACGGCGCCGCCGCGTGCCGAGGAGCCGCTCGACCTCATGACGGCGATGCGCGAGCGCGCGTCGCACCGCGGCCGCCCCCGTCGTCGCGGCGCCAAGGCGTCCGCGACCCAGACCCCCGGTGACCAGGCTCCCCGCGAGGACGCGCTCCCGCTCGAGGACCTCGCCTACGATCCCGAAACCATGCCCCCGCCCCCCGCCGCGCGAGGGCCGCACCCGCTCGACCCCGCACCGGCCACAGACGAGAGCCCGAGCCCCGAGGCGCAGGAGCTCGTCGTCGACGAGGCGCAGGCGGAGGAGCCGGTGCTTGACGAGTCCGTGCGGGATGGGTCCGTGCGGGACGAGGCCGCACTCGACGAACCTGCCGTCGTCACGCCGCCCGAGCCCCGCCCTCAGGCTGAGGTGGAGGTCGAGACTGAGGTGGAGTCCGAGGAGGAGGTCGAGGAGCCGACCGCAACGGTCGAACGCCTCACCGCCGTCGCCCCGTCAACCGAACCCGCGCCTGCCCATGCCCCAGCCCCGACTCCGGCCTCGAACGAGGTCCAGGACGAGCAGGACGACGCGGCGGACGACCGCCACGAGGACGTCGGCCCTGCCGCCGAGAGTGACGAGCCCATCGCGGCACCCGAGCGACCGCGCCCGGCGAAGAAGTCCGGCCGGCGCAGCGTCCCGAGCTGGGACGACGTGATGTTCGGGGCCAGGTCCCGCGACTGA
- a CDS encoding thymidine kinase, protein MAELVFFSGTMDCGKSTLALQMDHNHQARGRSGLIYTKMDRAGTDVLSSRLGLSTAAHEVGDDLDFWDAVVEHATNGLRVDYLICDEVQFYTPQQVEQLAKLVDEMGVDVFAFGITADFRTQLFPGSRRMIELADKVQVLQVEALCWCGRRATHNARVVDGLMVVEGEQVVVGDTKPGSEALVEYEVLCRRHFMRRMNSAAARAAAESPDVLPFDLDLCPVPQQ, encoded by the coding sequence GTGGCTGAGCTCGTCTTCTTCTCCGGGACCATGGACTGCGGCAAGTCGACCCTTGCCCTCCAGATGGACCACAACCACCAGGCGCGCGGCCGGTCCGGCCTGATCTACACCAAGATGGACCGTGCCGGCACGGACGTGCTGTCCTCGCGGCTGGGCCTGTCGACGGCGGCGCACGAGGTGGGCGACGACCTCGACTTCTGGGACGCCGTGGTCGAGCACGCCACCAACGGCCTGCGCGTCGACTACCTCATCTGCGACGAGGTGCAGTTCTACACTCCGCAGCAGGTCGAGCAGCTCGCCAAGCTCGTCGACGAGATGGGCGTCGACGTGTTCGCGTTCGGGATCACCGCGGACTTCCGCACCCAGCTGTTCCCCGGCTCCCGGCGGATGATCGAGCTGGCCGACAAGGTCCAGGTGCTCCAGGTTGAGGCCCTGTGCTGGTGTGGTCGTCGCGCCACGCACAACGCCCGCGTCGTCGACGGCCTCATGGTGGTCGAGGGCGAGCAGGTCGTGGTCGGCGACACGAAGCCGGGCAGCGAGGCGCTCGTGGAGTACGAGGTGCTCTGCCGCCGGCACTTCATGCGCCGGATGAACTCCGCCGCGGCACGGGCCGCCGCCGAGTCACCCGATGTGCTGCCGTTCGACCTTGATCTCTGCCCCGTCCCGCAGCAGTAG
- a CDS encoding GNAT family N-acetyltransferase, with amino-acid sequence MTEAAGRPEGYPAQWEADVVLRDGSVAHLRPITPSDVEAVHRFHAGQSDESIYMRFFAPLRKLSDRDVTRFTNVDYHDRVALVATVRGEIIGIGRYDKITATSAEVAFNISDSYQGRGIGSVLLEHLAVIAWEAGVEEFTAEVLPQNRKMISVFSEAGYEVSRRFEDGVVSVRFQIQPTERSEAVRLSREHRAESVSMHSVLFPDTIAVVGASRRSDSIGHHILANIQAAGFNGAVYAVNREAMEVLGLHAHARVSEIPDEVDLAVVAVPAEEVLDVVADCAEAGVKTLLVVSAGFAEAGAAGEELQRELLATARTAGMRVLGPNSFGVINNHPSVRLNASLAPELPPTGRLGLFAQSGALGIAVLASAARRGLGISVFASAGNRVDVSGNDFMQYWIDDDDTDAVGLYLESMGNPRKFSRIARRLATTKPVIVVKSGVSSYGVPPGHRARPTRVRPEAFDAMLRQAGVIRVENVHQMFDVAQLVVHQPLPQGNRVAIVGNSDALGALTAEACVSWGLEVAHGPVSLPSDAKGEHFARALADAFGDPEVDSVLTCFIPPLVTEDAEVATAVRDAAIASEKPCLATFLGMRGVLERLSDQGGEGRVEVVPAYAMPEDAVRALAAATRYSEWRARDRGVPVHPVGIDREAAEALVERVLTDAPEGRRLSLAEVTELLAAYGVRLWGSVPARTVEDAVAAAESVGYPVVIKSVAPLMRHQPGLSGIRVDLRSEAQVREAFAGLTERLAPLSANSFVVQRMATPGVSCVVRSDEDPLFGPVVSFSIAGPPTDLLGDIGHRIPPLTDVDVSDLISSVKSSPMLHGHRGSAPVHRAALADLIARVSVLADNLPEIASLVLNPVNAHTSGVDVLGAEVVVAPTPRRKDPGRRTLT; translated from the coding sequence ATGACCGAGGCCGCAGGGCGCCCCGAGGGGTACCCGGCGCAGTGGGAAGCCGATGTCGTCCTCCGTGACGGGTCGGTCGCCCACCTGCGGCCGATCACCCCGAGCGACGTCGAGGCGGTGCACCGCTTCCACGCGGGCCAGTCCGACGAGTCGATCTACATGCGGTTCTTCGCCCCGCTGCGCAAGCTCAGCGACCGCGACGTCACCCGGTTCACGAACGTCGACTACCACGACCGCGTCGCCCTGGTGGCGACCGTGCGGGGCGAGATCATCGGCATCGGCCGGTACGACAAGATCACCGCGACCAGCGCCGAGGTCGCCTTCAACATCTCCGACTCCTACCAGGGCCGGGGGATCGGCTCGGTCCTGCTCGAGCACCTTGCGGTCATCGCGTGGGAGGCCGGCGTCGAGGAGTTCACCGCAGAGGTGCTCCCGCAGAACCGCAAGATGATCTCGGTCTTCAGCGAGGCGGGCTACGAGGTCAGCCGGCGGTTCGAGGACGGCGTCGTCTCGGTGCGCTTCCAGATCCAGCCGACCGAGCGGTCCGAGGCGGTGCGGCTCTCCCGCGAGCACCGCGCCGAGTCGGTGAGCATGCACTCGGTGCTGTTCCCCGACACCATCGCCGTCGTCGGTGCGAGCCGGCGCAGCGACTCGATCGGCCACCACATCCTGGCCAACATCCAGGCCGCCGGGTTCAACGGCGCGGTCTACGCGGTCAACCGCGAGGCCATGGAGGTGCTCGGCCTGCACGCCCACGCCCGCGTCTCGGAGATCCCCGACGAGGTCGACCTCGCCGTGGTGGCGGTCCCGGCCGAGGAGGTCCTCGATGTCGTCGCGGACTGCGCGGAGGCCGGGGTCAAGACGCTGCTCGTGGTGTCCGCGGGCTTCGCCGAGGCCGGTGCGGCGGGGGAGGAGCTCCAGCGCGAGCTGCTCGCGACAGCGCGCACCGCAGGCATGCGCGTGCTCGGACCCAACTCCTTCGGCGTCATCAACAACCACCCCAGCGTGCGGCTCAACGCGTCGCTGGCGCCCGAGCTCCCGCCGACAGGTCGCCTCGGGTTGTTCGCCCAGAGCGGTGCCCTCGGCATCGCCGTCCTCGCGTCGGCCGCCCGTCGCGGCCTCGGGATCTCGGTGTTCGCGTCGGCCGGCAACCGCGTCGACGTCTCCGGCAACGACTTCATGCAGTACTGGATCGACGACGACGACACCGACGCGGTCGGCCTGTACCTGGAGTCCATGGGCAACCCGCGCAAGTTCTCCCGCATCGCGCGGCGGCTCGCGACGACCAAGCCGGTCATCGTGGTCAAGTCCGGTGTCTCGTCGTACGGCGTGCCGCCGGGTCACCGGGCACGGCCCACCCGGGTGCGCCCGGAGGCGTTCGACGCGATGCTGCGCCAGGCCGGCGTCATCCGCGTCGAGAACGTCCACCAGATGTTCGACGTGGCCCAGCTCGTCGTGCACCAGCCGCTGCCGCAGGGCAACCGGGTCGCGATCGTCGGCAACTCCGATGCCCTCGGCGCCCTCACGGCCGAGGCGTGCGTTAGCTGGGGGCTGGAGGTGGCGCACGGCCCGGTGTCGTTGCCGAGCGACGCCAAGGGGGAGCACTTCGCCCGTGCGCTCGCCGACGCGTTCGGCGACCCCGAGGTCGACAGCGTCCTCACCTGCTTCATCCCGCCGCTCGTGACCGAGGACGCCGAGGTGGCCACCGCGGTCCGCGACGCAGCCATCGCGTCCGAGAAACCTTGTCTCGCAACGTTCCTCGGCATGCGCGGAGTCCTCGAGCGGTTGTCGGACCAGGGTGGCGAGGGGCGGGTCGAGGTCGTGCCCGCCTACGCCATGCCCGAGGACGCGGTGCGCGCGCTCGCGGCGGCGACGCGCTACTCCGAGTGGCGCGCTCGCGACCGTGGCGTGCCGGTCCACCCCGTCGGGATCGACCGCGAGGCGGCCGAGGCCCTGGTCGAGCGGGTCCTGACCGACGCACCGGAGGGGCGCCGGCTCAGCCTCGCGGAGGTCACCGAGCTGCTGGCTGCGTACGGCGTCCGGCTGTGGGGGAGCGTCCCTGCCCGGACCGTCGAGGACGCCGTCGCCGCGGCTGAGTCCGTGGGGTACCCCGTGGTCATCAAGTCGGTCGCGCCGCTCATGCGCCACCAGCCCGGGCTCTCCGGGATCCGGGTCGACCTGCGCTCGGAGGCCCAGGTCCGGGAGGCCTTCGCCGGCCTCACCGAACGTCTCGCGCCGTTGTCGGCCAACTCCTTCGTCGTCCAGCGGATGGCGACCCCCGGTGTCTCGTGCGTCGTGCGCTCCGACGAGGACCCGCTCTTCGGACCCGTCGTGTCGTTCAGCATCGCGGGGCCGCCGACCGACCTGCTCGGCGACATCGGCCACCGCATCCCACCGCTCACCGACGTCGACGTCTCCGACCTCATCTCGTCGGTGAAATCCTCACCGATGCTGCACGGGCACCGCGGCTCGGCCCCGGTCCACCGCGCCGCTCTCGCCGACCTCATCGCCCGGGTGTCGGTGCTCGCCGACAACCTGCCGGAGATCGCCAGCCTCGTCCTCAACCCCGTCAACGCCCACACCTCCGGGGTGGACGTCCTCGGCGCGGAGGTCGTCGTCGCCCCGACGCCGCGGCGCAAGGACCCCGGCCGCCGCACCCTGACCTGA
- a CDS encoding nucleotide pyrophosphatase/phosphodiesterase family protein, translating into MPHEGLLHPRYDAAGLAGVLPAVAATLGVDRFAAALAGSSPEQAATAPTGPDGIDHEGNAGLAFGPSRRAIVVLVDGLGYELIRRRGGHAPFLRSLLPAAYRITAGFPSTTATSMGTFGTGLPPGSHGLLGYEVLVPGEDRLVNELSWEDGPDPLAWQPQDTVFEHAERAGVSVTRVGPRFFDGSGLTRAAVRGGRFKAADTLANRVDASIAAVRASKRSLVYLYWGELDKVGHVHGCQSWEWGDELEAIDSELARLCRSVPSDTAVYVTADHGMVDAPHALRIDLAHDPELAAGVRHVGGEPRALQLYCEDGAAADVEQCWTERVGERAWIRSRDEAVREGWFGPVSATNLPRIGDVVVAMRDNFAIVDSRRARPQLLALVGLHGSLTPDESAIPLFHVPARDTA; encoded by the coding sequence GTGCCGCACGAAGGTCTGCTCCACCCGCGCTACGACGCGGCCGGACTCGCGGGGGTCCTGCCCGCTGTGGCGGCGACGCTCGGGGTCGACCGGTTCGCCGCCGCGCTCGCCGGCAGCTCGCCCGAGCAGGCGGCCACCGCCCCGACCGGTCCTGACGGGATCGACCACGAGGGCAACGCAGGGCTGGCCTTCGGCCCGTCCCGACGCGCCATCGTCGTGCTCGTCGACGGACTGGGGTACGAGCTGATCCGCCGCCGCGGCGGACACGCACCGTTCCTGCGCTCGCTGCTGCCGGCTGCATACCGGATCACGGCGGGCTTCCCCTCGACCACGGCCACCTCCATGGGCACCTTCGGCACCGGCCTGCCCCCGGGCAGCCACGGCCTGCTCGGGTACGAGGTGCTCGTCCCCGGCGAGGACCGCCTCGTCAACGAGCTGTCGTGGGAGGACGGTCCCGACCCGCTCGCCTGGCAGCCGCAGGACACCGTCTTCGAGCACGCCGAGCGGGCCGGGGTCTCCGTCACCCGGGTCGGCCCCCGCTTCTTCGACGGCTCCGGGCTGACCCGGGCCGCGGTGCGCGGAGGCCGGTTCAAGGCCGCCGACACGCTCGCGAACCGGGTGGACGCCTCGATCGCCGCAGTCCGTGCGTCGAAGCGCTCGCTGGTCTACCTCTACTGGGGCGAGCTCGACAAGGTCGGGCACGTGCACGGCTGCCAGTCCTGGGAGTGGGGCGACGAGCTCGAGGCGATCGACTCCGAGCTGGCACGGCTGTGCCGGTCGGTCCCCTCCGACACCGCGGTCTACGTCACCGCCGACCACGGGATGGTCGACGCCCCGCACGCCCTGCGCATCGACCTCGCCCACGACCCCGAGCTCGCGGCCGGCGTCAGGCACGTCGGCGGGGAGCCTCGTGCCCTGCAGCTCTACTGCGAGGACGGTGCCGCGGCTGACGTCGAGCAGTGCTGGACCGAGCGGGTGGGGGAGCGTGCCTGGATCCGCTCGCGGGACGAGGCCGTGCGCGAGGGGTGGTTCGGCCCGGTCAGCGCCACCAACCTGCCCCGGATCGGCGACGTCGTCGTCGCCATGCGCGACAACTTCGCCATCGTGGACTCCCGCCGGGCGCGGCCACAGCTGCTGGCGCTCGTCGGACTGCACGGGTCACTCACCCCCGACGAGTCCGCCATACCCCTCTTCCACGTGCCGGCCCGGGACACCGCCTAG
- a CDS encoding trimeric intracellular cation channel family protein gives MLTFDPHLQLALDLVGVFAFALSGGLVAVKKRLDLFGVLVLSGAAALGGGVMRDVLIGDLPPVGISDWRLLTSALIAGLVTFLYHPGVERISRFVRVLDAAGLAVFAIGGSLKALGAGMDPLTSVIVGGITAVGGGIVRDVLAGQVPEVLRREMYALPALLGSALIVTAHHFDAVSPLVIWGCVALVFAVRMIAVVLDVHAPKPLRTGELT, from the coding sequence ATGCTCACCTTCGACCCCCACCTCCAGCTGGCCCTCGACCTGGTCGGCGTCTTCGCGTTCGCGTTGTCCGGTGGACTGGTCGCGGTGAAGAAGCGGCTCGACCTCTTCGGTGTCCTCGTGCTGTCCGGCGCCGCGGCCCTGGGCGGCGGAGTCATGCGCGACGTCCTCATCGGCGACCTGCCCCCGGTCGGGATCTCCGACTGGCGGTTGCTGACGAGTGCGCTCATCGCCGGGCTCGTGACCTTCCTCTACCACCCGGGCGTTGAGCGCATCTCGCGCTTCGTCCGGGTGCTCGACGCGGCCGGTCTCGCCGTGTTCGCGATCGGTGGCTCGCTCAAGGCGCTCGGCGCCGGCATGGACCCGCTCACCTCCGTCATCGTCGGCGGCATCACCGCGGTCGGCGGCGGGATCGTCCGCGACGTCCTCGCCGGCCAGGTGCCCGAGGTCCTGCGCCGCGAGATGTATGCGTTGCCCGCCCTGCTCGGGTCCGCCCTGATCGTGACCGCCCACCACTTCGACGCCGTCAGCCCGCTCGTCATCTGGGGCTGTGTCGCCCTGGTGTTCGCGGTGAGGATGATTGCCGTCGTGCTCGATGTGCACGCCCCCAAGCCCCTGCGAACCGGAGAACTCACGTGA
- a CDS encoding DUF5998 family protein — translation MDSMGPTSSHPASTPLALPDDLTRAIQQAGYYPALVGDVVRAALGGDEVVSHLVHQETTFDHDVVRRHITVLALTASRLVIAHADDHTDGGPGQEDVATATTESVPLSAVRGVMVTHVVARPQDYVPGSLGREITLTLGWGAVSRIDLMPASCADPDCDADHGYEGSVASDDISLRISADAEGEVALQQALDFAQALSTSIGT, via the coding sequence ATGGACAGCATGGGTCCAACCTCCTCCCACCCCGCGTCGACGCCACTGGCGTTGCCCGACGACCTCACCCGAGCGATCCAGCAGGCCGGCTACTACCCGGCCCTCGTGGGTGACGTCGTCCGCGCGGCACTCGGAGGGGACGAGGTCGTCTCGCACCTGGTGCACCAGGAGACGACCTTCGACCACGACGTGGTGCGCCGCCACATCACGGTCCTGGCACTCACGGCCAGCCGCCTCGTCATCGCGCACGCCGACGACCACACCGACGGTGGTCCCGGCCAGGAGGACGTCGCGACGGCCACCACCGAGAGCGTCCCGCTGAGCGCCGTCCGCGGGGTGATGGTCACCCACGTCGTGGCCCGCCCGCAGGACTACGTGCCCGGTTCGCTCGGCCGCGAGATCACCCTGACCCTGGGCTGGGGAGCGGTGAGCCGCATCGACCTCATGCCCGCGTCCTGCGCCGATCCCGACTGCGACGCCGACCACGGCTACGAGGGCAGCGTCGCCTCGGACGACATCTCGCTGCGCATCAGCGCCGACGCCGAGGGCGAGGTCGCCCTCCAGCAGGCTCTCGACTTCGCCCAGGCGCTGTCGACGAGCATCGGCACGTGA